Proteins encoded within one genomic window of Planctomycetota bacterium:
- the epmB gene encoding EF-P beta-lysylation protein EpmB translates to MAIIADPPTMRPLPRRWQQELKEAIRDADQLCHRLGLPTHLARAAQASARQFPVFAPRSYVDRMRPGDPDDPLLRQVLPLAAEAQPKSSSVQPAAVPEAERIYQLDPVDDLAAALVPGLLKKYAGRALMITTGACAVHCRYCFRRHFPYDETPRSLADWEPAFAALAADPTINEVILSGGDPLTLVDPLLASLAERLSGIAHLRRLRIHTRLPIMIPERVTPELIDWLRGTRLTPWMVVHANHPAELDDTVAEALARLIDAGIPVLNQAVLLRGVNDSVETLVALSERLVELRVQPYYLHQLDRVLGAAHFEVPVDAGRALVAALRARLPGYAVPQYVAEIPGASSKTPL, encoded by the coding sequence ATGGCTATCATCGCCGACCCGCCCACCATGCGACCCCTGCCACGACGCTGGCAGCAGGAGTTGAAGGAAGCGATCCGCGATGCCGACCAGTTGTGCCACCGGTTGGGGCTGCCGACCCATCTGGCCCGTGCGGCCCAGGCGTCGGCCCGACAGTTTCCGGTGTTCGCACCGCGCAGCTATGTCGACCGCATGCGTCCCGGCGACCCGGACGACCCGCTGTTGCGCCAGGTGTTACCCCTGGCAGCGGAGGCTCAGCCTAAGTCAAGCTCTGTGCAGCCCGCGGCCGTCCCCGAAGCCGAACGGATCTATCAGTTAGACCCAGTCGATGACCTGGCTGCCGCGTTGGTTCCCGGCCTGCTTAAAAAGTATGCCGGAAGGGCCTTAATGATAACAACGGGGGCTTGCGCCGTCCATTGCCGATACTGCTTCCGCCGGCACTTCCCCTATGACGAAACGCCCCGTTCGCTGGCCGATTGGGAGCCGGCATTCGCGGCCCTGGCGGCCGACCCGACGATCAACGAGGTGATCCTCAGCGGGGGCGATCCGCTGACCCTGGTCGACCCGCTGCTAGCGTCGCTGGCCGAGCGGCTGTCGGGCATTGCCCACCTGCGCCGGCTGCGCATTCACACGCGATTGCCGATCATGATCCCCGAGCGCGTCACGCCCGAGCTGATCGATTGGCTGCGCGGCACGCGGCTGACCCCGTGGATGGTCGTCCACGCCAACCACCCGGCCGAGCTTGATGACACGGTGGCCGAGGCACTGGCGCGCTTGATCGACGCCGGCATTCCGGTCTTGAACCAGGCGGTGCTGTTGCGCGGCGTGAACGACTCGGTCGAGACGCTGGTCGCGCTGTCCGAGCGACTGGTCGAGCTGCGCGTGCAGCCGTATTACTTGCACCAGTTGGACCGCGTGCTCGGCGCGGCTCATTTCGAAGTGCCCGTCGACGCAGGTCGGGCGCTGGTCGCGGCGCTGCGGGCGCGCTTGCCCGGCTATGCCGTGCCGCAATACGTGGCCGAGATTCCCGGCGCGTCGAGCAAGACGCCGTTGTAA
- the gap gene encoding type I glyceraldehyde-3-phosphate dehydrogenase, whose amino-acid sequence MSIRVAINGFGRIGRLVFRAICDQGLLGKGIDVVAVNDLVPADNLAYLVKYDSVQGRHPGQVHSEKSSPSVAEDDTLVVDGHKIKCLAVKEGPAAMPWKDLKIDLVLESTGLFTEAEKAKGHLTAGAKKVLISAPAKGEDITVVHGVNCGKYDATKHHIVSNASCTTNCLAPVVHVLLKEGFGIDEGLMTTVHSYTATQKTVDGPSKKDWKGGRSAAINIIPSTTGAARAVALAIPEVKGKLTGMAFRVPTPTVSVVDLTVKTTKETSYKEICAAMKKASETYLKGILAYTEDEVVSSDFIHDAHSSIFDAGSGIELNNKFFKLVSWYDNEWGYSNRCVDIIKVMMKDVK is encoded by the coding sequence GTGTCTATTCGTGTTGCCATCAATGGCTTTGGACGGATTGGTCGGTTGGTGTTCCGGGCGATTTGCGACCAAGGCTTGCTCGGCAAGGGAATTGACGTCGTTGCCGTGAACGACCTGGTGCCGGCCGACAATCTGGCCTACCTGGTCAAGTACGACTCGGTCCAGGGTCGTCATCCCGGCCAGGTACACAGCGAGAAGTCGAGCCCCTCGGTCGCCGAGGACGACACCCTGGTGGTCGACGGTCACAAGATCAAGTGCCTAGCCGTCAAGGAAGGCCCGGCCGCCATGCCGTGGAAGGATCTAAAAATCGACCTGGTCCTCGAGTCGACCGGCCTGTTCACCGAAGCCGAGAAGGCCAAAGGTCACCTCACCGCCGGCGCGAAGAAGGTGTTGATCTCGGCCCCGGCCAAGGGTGAAGACATCACCGTGGTTCACGGCGTAAACTGCGGCAAGTACGACGCCACCAAGCATCACATCGTCTCGAACGCCAGTTGCACGACGAACTGCCTGGCGCCGGTGGTACACGTGCTGCTGAAGGAAGGCTTTGGCATCGACGAAGGTCTGATGACCACGGTCCACAGCTACACCGCCACCCAAAAGACCGTTGACGGCCCGTCGAAGAAGGACTGGAAGGGTGGCCGCAGCGCCGCGATCAACATTATTCCCTCGACCACCGGCGCGGCCCGCGCCGTGGCCCTGGCCATTCCCGAGGTCAAGGGCAAGCTGACCGGCATGGCGTTCCGCGTGCCGACCCCGACGGTGAGCGTGGTCGACCTGACGGTGAAGACCACCAAGGAAACCTCCTACAAGGAGATCTGCGCCGCCATGAAGAAGGCGAGCGAGACCTATTTGAAGGGGATCTTGGCTTACACCGAGGACGAAGTCGTGTCGAGCGACTTCATTCATGACGCCCATTCGAGCATCTTCGACGCCGGCAGCGGCATCGAGCTGAACAACAAGTTCTTCAAGCTGGTGTCGTGGTACGACAACGAATGGGGCTACTCGAACCGCTGTGTCGACATCATCAAGGTGATGATGAAGGACGTGAAGTAA
- a CDS encoding methyltransferase domain-containing protein, protein MPEQPPPPSTETPAARPPLPRWRLPVGVPRSLWDYFQSPHIALDYDAYFQGNSLFEFDEAFIAKHLTRPGWLADLGCGTGRLLVPFARRGFRGLAVDLSAHMLGVVRGKAMAENLPIDLLLANLAELDCLGDASIDYAICMFSTLGMVQGASLRRRVLDHVFRALKPGGMFILHVHNRWHHLHQHEGRRWLLVNWLRSVFLKDSEPGDKWFDYRGIPQMYLHAFTRRELRALLTGAGFEIVEMMPLDTERRHALPHAWFFERLRANGWITACRKPVR, encoded by the coding sequence ATGCCTGAGCAACCGCCGCCCCCTAGCACCGAAACCCCCGCCGCGCGGCCGCCGCTGCCCCGCTGGCGATTGCCGGTGGGCGTTCCCCGCAGCTTGTGGGATTACTTCCAGTCGCCCCACATCGCGCTCGACTACGACGCCTACTTTCAAGGCAACAGTTTGTTCGAGTTCGACGAGGCTTTCATTGCCAAACACCTCACGCGCCCCGGCTGGCTGGCCGACTTGGGGTGCGGCACCGGCCGACTGCTGGTGCCGTTTGCACGGCGCGGCTTTCGCGGGCTGGCCGTCGATCTGTCGGCCCACATGCTCGGCGTGGTGCGCGGCAAGGCGATGGCCGAGAACTTGCCGATCGATCTGCTGCTGGCCAACCTGGCCGAGTTGGACTGCCTCGGCGACGCGAGCATCGACTACGCGATTTGCATGTTCAGCACGCTGGGCATGGTGCAAGGCGCGTCCCTGCGCCGCCGCGTGCTCGACCATGTGTTTCGCGCGCTGAAGCCGGGCGGAATGTTCATCCTGCACGTCCACAATCGCTGGCATCACTTGCACCAGCACGAGGGACGTCGCTGGCTGTTGGTGAACTGGCTGCGTTCGGTGTTCTTGAAGGATAGCGAGCCCGGCGACAAGTGGTTCGACTATCGCGGCATTCCGCAGATGTACCTGCACGCCTTCACGCGCCGCGAGTTGCGCGCGTTGCTGACTGGCGCCGGGTTCGAGATTGTCGAGATGATGCCACTGGACACCGAGCGGCGGCACGCCCTGCCGCACGCCTGGTTCTTCGAGCGGCTGCGCGCGAACGGCTGGATCACGGCTTGCCGAAAACCTGTGCGTTGA
- a CDS encoding thioredoxin family protein gives MVRYVLLLALAGAFVAPVVSAQAGEFNPMLKLGDAAPEWKDLIGVDDRRHALADLKDKRLVVLVFTCLSCPVATDYEDRIIALARKFASEKVAFVAVNVNKIEEDSLSRMKERAASHDWPFDFLFDSTQQIAKDYGATFTPEFFVLNAERRIVYMGGLDDNSNAAVASKHYLGDALTALLADHKPQPAETAAIGCQIRYERRRRSR, from the coding sequence ATGGTTCGGTATGTGCTGCTCCTAGCGCTGGCGGGCGCGTTTGTTGCGCCCGTCGTGTCGGCCCAAGCGGGCGAGTTCAATCCGATGCTCAAGCTCGGGGACGCCGCGCCCGAATGGAAAGATCTAATCGGCGTCGATGACCGTCGGCATGCGCTCGCGGACTTGAAGGACAAGCGTCTGGTGGTGCTGGTCTTCACCTGCCTGAGTTGCCCGGTGGCGACCGACTACGAGGACCGGATCATCGCCTTGGCGCGGAAGTTCGCCAGCGAAAAAGTCGCGTTTGTCGCCGTCAACGTCAACAAGATCGAAGAAGACAGCCTGTCGCGCATGAAAGAGCGCGCGGCCAGCCACGACTGGCCGTTCGATTTTCTGTTCGACTCGACCCAACAAATCGCCAAGGACTACGGCGCGACGTTCACGCCCGAGTTCTTCGTGTTGAACGCCGAACGACGGATCGTCTACATGGGCGGGCTGGACGACAACAGTAACGCCGCGGTGGCCAGCAAGCATTATCTGGGTGACGCGCTCACCGCGTTGCTCGCGGACCACAAGCCGCAACCCGCCGAGACCGCCGCCATCGGCTGTCAGATTCGCTACGAGCGCCGCCGCCGCTCGCGGTGA
- a CDS encoding DUF433 domain-containing protein — translation MEDPREIPAYSLPLAAHYLRLPVSTLRDWVKGGEYPTTAGQKHFCPLINLPNPEVLMLSFYNLAEAHVLSALRRTHHVKMPAIRAALDFVSQEYGWKRPLIQQEFKVGGASVFVENLQDKELVDAGTKGRQRILGFIREYLTRLKWENKVAVALYPFTRLITDESPKSVVIDPRYSFGRPVLAKIHVPTAIIAERYKAGETTIHLAKDYACKTDDIEEAVRCELNVALAA, via the coding sequence ATGGAAGATCCACGTGAGATTCCGGCCTATTCTTTGCCGTTAGCTGCGCATTATCTGCGTCTGCCGGTTTCAACGCTGCGCGATTGGGTCAAGGGGGGCGAATACCCGACAACTGCAGGCCAAAAGCATTTTTGCCCGCTGATCAATCTGCCAAACCCTGAAGTATTGATGCTGTCTTTTTACAACTTGGCTGAGGCGCACGTACTGAGCGCCTTGCGTCGAACCCACCACGTCAAGATGCCGGCAATTCGGGCCGCGCTGGATTTCGTATCGCAAGAATACGGATGGAAAAGGCCGCTCATCCAGCAGGAGTTTAAAGTTGGCGGCGCGTCTGTATTCGTTGAGAATCTCCAGGACAAAGAGCTAGTTGATGCGGGAACGAAGGGACGACAACGGATTCTGGGATTCATCCGAGAATACTTGACTCGGCTTAAGTGGGAAAACAAGGTCGCTGTGGCCTTGTACCCATTTACAAGGCTCATTACTGACGAAAGTCCAAAGTCAGTTGTGATCGATCCGCGCTATTCTTTTGGCCGTCCGGTTCTGGCCAAGATTCATGTGCCAACGGCAATTATCGCTGAACGGTATAAGGCTGGCGAAACGACGATCCATTTAGCCAAAGATTATGCCTGCAAAACGGACGACATCGAAGAAGCGGTCCGATGCGAACTCAACGTCGCCTTGGCCGCGTGA
- a CDS encoding small basic protein — MTMDKSLRIRRGATSNRSVFNRAERITKLKEADKWADGRSPLGLPKVRVIKMMMKKKKKAKEEGAEGAAAAPAAGAAAKPAAGAAAAKPAAAAKPAGKK, encoded by the coding sequence ATGACGATGGACAAGAGCTTACGCATCCGCCGCGGGGCGACCAGCAACCGAAGCGTGTTCAATCGCGCTGAGCGGATCACCAAGCTGAAGGAAGCCGACAAGTGGGCCGACGGCCGCAGCCCGCTGGGGCTACCCAAGGTCCGGGTCATCAAGATGATGATGAAGAAGAAGAAAAAGGCCAAGGAAGAGGGGGCCGAAGGAGCCGCCGCCGCTCCGGCCGCGGGCGCCGCCGCCAAGCCGGCTGCTGGGGCTGCCGCCGCCAAGCCCGCCGCCGCTGCCAAGCCGGCCGGCAAGAAGTAA
- the lpxD gene encoding UDP-3-O-(3-hydroxymyristoyl)glucosamine N-acyltransferase, with translation MPTTLATLAELVQGTLVGDGDTPISGANPQRVATPGEITLIDSSEKAQRFGAGQAAAAVCPRGFTLAGVPVVQVDDVHAAFTKIVSYFRPARAAAKSGIDPRAIVSSTARLAANVTVHAGATIGDDCEIGSGCVIHSGVQIMAGCRLAENVTLFPNVVLYENTRIGARCIVHGGAVLGAYGFGYKLVDGQHVLSAQLGYVELHDDVEVGASTTIDRGTYGPTLIGAGTKIDNQVMIAHNCRLGRGNLICSQVGIAGSTSTGDYVVMAGQVGVRDHVHIGDQAVLGAKAGVSNDVGPGIRMLGTPATVERDQKLMMATYAKLPELRHQIKHLEAAVHALEKLHQEPGQAAA, from the coding sequence ATGCCCACCACGCTTGCCACGCTGGCTGAATTGGTCCAAGGCACTCTTGTCGGCGATGGCGACACGCCGATCTCGGGCGCGAATCCGCAGCGCGTGGCAACGCCGGGCGAGATTACGTTGATCGATAGCAGCGAAAAGGCCCAACGCTTTGGCGCGGGTCAGGCCGCCGCCGCCGTCTGCCCGCGCGGCTTCACGCTGGCTGGCGTACCAGTGGTGCAAGTCGACGACGTCCACGCGGCGTTCACCAAAATTGTCAGCTACTTCCGCCCCGCGCGCGCGGCGGCGAAATCGGGCATCGACCCGCGGGCGATCGTCAGCTCGACCGCGCGCTTGGCCGCGAACGTCACGGTGCATGCCGGCGCGACGATCGGCGACGATTGTGAAATCGGCTCGGGCTGCGTGATTCACTCGGGCGTGCAGATCATGGCTGGCTGCCGACTGGCCGAGAATGTCACGCTGTTTCCGAACGTCGTGCTGTACGAGAACACGCGGATCGGCGCGCGCTGCATTGTCCACGGCGGCGCGGTGCTCGGCGCGTATGGCTTTGGCTACAAGCTGGTCGATGGCCAGCACGTCTTGTCGGCCCAATTGGGCTACGTCGAGCTGCACGACGACGTTGAAGTTGGCGCGAGCACGACGATCGATCGCGGCACCTACGGCCCCACGCTGATCGGCGCCGGCACCAAGATCGATAACCAGGTGATGATCGCTCACAACTGCCGATTGGGTCGCGGCAACCTGATCTGCTCGCAGGTCGGCATCGCCGGCAGCACCAGCACCGGCGACTACGTGGTAATGGCCGGGCAAGTCGGCGTGCGCGACCATGTACACATCGGCGACCAGGCCGTGCTGGGCGCCAAAGCGGGCGTCTCGAACGACGTCGGCCCGGGCATCCGGATGCTCGGCACGCCAGCCACGGTCGAACGCGATCAGAAGCTGATGATGGCCACCTATGCCAAGCTGCCCGAGTTGCGGCACCAGATCAAGCACCTGGAGGCGGCGGTCCACGCGCTTGAGAAGCTGCATCAGGAGCCCGGGCAAGCGGCGGCCTGA
- the lpxI gene encoding UDP-2,3-diacylglucosamine diphosphatase LpxI (LpxI, functionally equivalent to LpxH, replaces it in LPS biosynthesis in a minority of bacteria.), protein MLGALASPTARTTPQARPRVGLVAGWGRYPILVAESLGRAGFDVFCLGIKEHADPALATRCASFEWVGVAKVGRMVRHFQRHDVRDVTLAGKIHKSRLFNRWALAQLMPDWRTLRVFCQHFIFATKDRQDDTLLLAVVNDFASAGLTVAPATNFAPELLVKFRQLTRRAPNQAERRDAIFGWQAAKQLGGLDIGQSVVIKSQVAIAVEAIEGTDRCIERAGALCRQGHFTVVKVAKPQQDMRFDVPTIGLGTLQTMVQAGGSCLAIEAGRTIVLDEMEVVEFADQHGISIVALDAQGNFPTDATPAAA, encoded by the coding sequence ATGCTTGGCGCCCTGGCATCACCGACCGCTCGCACGACGCCCCAGGCCAGGCCGCGCGTCGGCCTGGTGGCGGGCTGGGGGCGCTATCCGATTCTGGTGGCCGAGTCGCTGGGCCGAGCCGGGTTCGACGTATTTTGCCTGGGGATCAAGGAACATGCCGATCCGGCGCTGGCCACGCGATGCGCCAGCTTTGAATGGGTCGGCGTGGCGAAGGTGGGCCGGATGGTTCGCCACTTCCAACGGCACGATGTCCGCGACGTGACGCTGGCCGGCAAGATTCACAAATCGCGACTGTTCAACCGCTGGGCATTGGCGCAACTGATGCCCGATTGGCGAACGCTGCGGGTGTTTTGTCAGCATTTCATCTTTGCCACCAAGGACCGGCAAGACGACACGCTGCTGTTGGCGGTGGTCAATGATTTTGCCTCGGCCGGGCTGACGGTGGCGCCGGCCACGAACTTTGCTCCGGAGTTGCTCGTGAAATTCCGTCAACTGACCCGCCGCGCTCCCAACCAGGCCGAGCGCCGCGACGCGATCTTCGGCTGGCAGGCGGCCAAGCAACTGGGGGGCCTCGACATCGGCCAAAGCGTGGTCATCAAGAGCCAGGTCGCGATTGCCGTCGAGGCCATCGAAGGGACCGACCGTTGCATCGAACGGGCCGGCGCGCTCTGCCGGCAGGGGCACTTCACGGTGGTGAAGGTCGCCAAGCCGCAACAAGACATGCGGTTCGATGTGCCGACCATCGGGCTGGGGACGTTGCAGACGATGGTGCAAGCCGGCGGCAGTTGTCTGGCGATCGAGGCCGGTCGCACGATCGTGCTCGACGAAATGGAAGTGGTCGAGTTCGCCGACCAGCACGGCATTTCCATCGTGGCGCTCGACGCCCAGGGGAACTTCCCGACCGACGCCACGCCCGCCGCGGCGTGA